A DNA window from Pseudomonas resinovorans NBRC 106553 contains the following coding sequences:
- a CDS encoding YajD family HNH nuclease produces the protein MATEPSASPANKLDKLLADERKRREQSYREQALKMYPWVCGRCGREFSGKRLSELTVHHRDHNHDNNPADGSNWELLCLYCHDNEHSRYTDQQWHSEEQPGAKQSSSATYKAFAAIGDLLKREE, from the coding sequence ATGGCCACGGAACCCTCGGCGTCGCCGGCGAACAAGCTGGACAAGCTGCTGGCCGACGAACGCAAGCGACGCGAACAGAGTTACCGGGAACAGGCGCTGAAGATGTATCCCTGGGTCTGCGGCCGCTGTGGCCGCGAATTCAGTGGCAAGCGGCTGTCTGAACTCACGGTGCACCACCGCGATCACAACCATGACAACAACCCTGCGGACGGCTCCAATTGGGAGCTGCTCTGTCTTTACTGCCATGACAACGAGCACTCCCGATACACCGACCAGCAGTGGCACAGCGAGGAACAACCGGGCGCGAAGCAGTCGTCGAGCGCCACCTATAAGGCGTTCGCCGCCATTGGTGACCTGTTGAAGCGAGAGGAATAG
- a CDS encoding type 1 glutamine amidotransferase domain-containing protein yields MKILMVLTSHDQLGNTGKKTGFWLEEFAAPYFAFRDAGAEVVLASPRGGQPPLDPKSDDPEAQTEATHRFRADDEARRALANTLMLASLAPGDYDALFYPGGHGPMWDLVDDLHSIVLIESFYAAGKPVAAVCHGPAVLLNAKTPEGTALVQGNAVTGFSNSEEFAVGLGEVVPFLLEDALKEKGGHFSKVADWQPHVVSDGNLITGQNPASSEPTAAAMLELLSR; encoded by the coding sequence ATGAAGATCCTGATGGTACTGACCTCCCACGACCAGTTGGGCAACACCGGCAAGAAGACCGGCTTCTGGCTCGAGGAGTTCGCCGCCCCCTACTTCGCCTTCCGTGACGCCGGCGCCGAGGTGGTGCTGGCCTCGCCCAGGGGCGGCCAGCCGCCGCTGGACCCCAAGAGCGACGACCCTGAGGCCCAGACCGAAGCGACCCATCGCTTCCGTGCCGACGACGAGGCCCGCCGCGCCCTGGCCAATACCCTGATGCTGGCCAGCCTGGCCCCGGGCGACTACGACGCGCTGTTCTACCCCGGCGGCCACGGCCCGATGTGGGACCTGGTGGACGACCTGCACTCCATCGTGCTGATCGAAAGCTTCTACGCCGCCGGCAAGCCGGTGGCCGCCGTCTGCCACGGGCCGGCGGTGCTGCTCAACGCCAAGACCCCGGAGGGTACGGCGCTGGTGCAGGGCAACGCGGTGACCGGTTTCTCCAACTCCGAGGAATTCGCCGTGGGCCTGGGGGAAGTGGTGCCCTTCCTGCTCGAGGACGCGCTGAAGGAGAAAGGCGGCCACTTCTCCAAGGTGGCCGACTGGCAGCCCCATGTGGTCAGCGACGGCAACCTGATCACCGGGCAGAATCCCGCCTCCTCCGAACCCACCGCCGCGGCGATGCTGGAACTGCTCAGCCGCTAG
- a CDS encoding YcgL domain-containing protein has translation MKRICSIYKSPRKNEMYLYVDKREALSRVPEGLISAFGAPQHTFDLVLSPERKLAREDIGKVLENIEKQGYHLQMPPGEEEYIEHLPEELLRMNDPL, from the coding sequence ATGAAACGTATCTGCTCCATCTACAAAAGCCCGCGCAAGAACGAGATGTACCTCTACGTCGACAAGCGTGAAGCCCTGAGCCGCGTACCCGAGGGCCTGATCAGCGCCTTCGGCGCCCCGCAGCACACCTTCGACCTGGTGCTCAGCCCCGAGCGCAAGCTGGCCCGCGAAGACATCGGCAAGGTGCTGGAAAACATCGAGAAGCAGGGCTACCACCTGCAGATGCCACCGGGCGAAGAGGAATACATCGAGCATCTGCCTGAAGAACTGCTACGGATGAACGATCCACTCTGA
- a CDS encoding YcgN family cysteine cluster protein, whose protein sequence is MAAKVEPFWKRKTLDQLDQEEWESLCDGCGLCCLQKLEDEDDGSVYYTRIACKLLDLTTCRCTDYTNRRKFVADCIQLTPAQADEFRWLPPTCGYRLVAEGKDLPPWHHLVCNDPEAVHKAGISQSGRMLSENSVAEDDWEDYLIFRAG, encoded by the coding sequence ATGGCCGCCAAAGTCGAACCCTTCTGGAAGCGCAAGACCCTCGATCAGCTCGATCAGGAGGAGTGGGAATCCCTCTGCGACGGCTGCGGCCTCTGCTGCCTGCAGAAGCTCGAAGACGAGGACGACGGCAGCGTCTACTACACGCGTATCGCCTGCAAGCTGCTGGATCTCACGACCTGCCGCTGCACCGACTACACCAATCGTCGCAAGTTCGTTGCCGACTGCATCCAGCTCACGCCGGCCCAGGCCGACGAGTTTCGCTGGCTGCCGCCCACCTGCGGCTATCGCCTGGTGGCCGAGGGCAAGGACCTGCCGCCCTGGCACCATCTGGTCTGCAACGACCCCGAGGCGGTGCATAAAGCGGGCATTTCCCAGTCCGGCCGCATGCTCAGCGAGAACAGCGTGGCCGAGGACGATTGGGAGGACTATCTGATTTTTCGCGCTGGTTGA
- a CDS encoding D-2-hydroxyacid dehydrogenase — translation MKILIAEAEFALYADLLRTESGLQLHGGSEPERLLDAARECPIWLGEPDLMAQLLRQGCKPEWMQSTWAGITPLLAADLPHDYQLTRAVGIFGQVMAEYVLTYLLAHQRRLLSRVAAQAEKRWDNRLPSSLEGKRVLIVGSGDIGQSVAGFLEPFGVELHGIAREPRPLEPFERVFGMEALADQVAWADTVVNLLPDTAATRDIFDAALFARMRPTALFINAGRGVAVVDQDLVAALAAGQLAGAVIDVCREEPLPSWHPFWTARNLLVTGHSSAPTVPSAMAALFVDNLQRRRSGDPLRGLVDFQRGY, via the coding sequence ATGAAAATCCTGATCGCCGAAGCGGAGTTCGCGCTCTACGCCGACCTGCTGCGTACCGAGTCCGGCCTGCAGCTGCATGGCGGCAGCGAGCCGGAGCGCCTGCTGGACGCCGCGCGGGAGTGCCCGATCTGGCTGGGCGAGCCCGACCTCATGGCGCAGCTGCTGCGCCAGGGCTGCAAGCCCGAGTGGATGCAGTCCACCTGGGCCGGCATCACACCGCTGCTGGCGGCCGACCTGCCCCACGACTACCAGTTGACCCGCGCCGTCGGCATCTTCGGCCAGGTGATGGCCGAGTACGTGCTGACCTACCTGCTGGCGCACCAGCGCCGCCTGCTCTCGCGGGTCGCCGCCCAGGCCGAGAAGCGCTGGGACAACCGCCTGCCGAGCAGCCTGGAAGGCAAGCGGGTGCTGATAGTCGGCAGTGGCGACATAGGCCAGAGCGTGGCCGGGTTCCTCGAGCCCTTCGGCGTCGAACTCCACGGCATCGCCCGTGAACCGCGCCCGCTGGAGCCCTTCGAGCGGGTGTTCGGCATGGAGGCCCTGGCCGACCAGGTGGCCTGGGCCGATACGGTGGTCAACCTGCTGCCGGATACCGCGGCCACGCGGGATATCTTTGACGCCGCGCTGTTCGCGCGGATGCGTCCGACGGCACTGTTCATCAACGCCGGGCGCGGCGTCGCGGTGGTGGACCAGGACCTGGTGGCGGCGCTGGCCGCCGGCCAACTGGCGGGTGCGGTGATCGATGTCTGCCGGGAAGAGCCGTTGCCGTCCTGGCACCCGTTCTGGACCGCGCGCAACCTGCTGGTCACCGGCCACAGTTCGGCACCGACAGTGCCCAGCGCCATGGCCGCGCTGTTCGTCGACAACCTGCAGCGTCGGCGCAGCGGCGATCCCTTGCGTGGGCTGGTGGATTTCCAGCGCGGCTATTAA